The DNA region GCACCGGTGATCATGTTCTTCACATAGTCAGCGTGACCTGGGCAGTCAACGTGAGCGTAGTGACGGATCTTCGAGTTGTACTCAACGTGTGCGGTGTTGATGGTGATACCGCGAGCTTTCTCTTCCGGTGCGCTGTCGATCTTGTCGAAGTCAACGATTGCGGAACCGAAAACTTCGGAGCAAACGCGAGTCAGAGCAGCAGTCAGAGTGGTTTTACCGTGGTCAACGTGACCGATGGTGCCAACGTTGACGTGCGGTAGGGAACGATCAAATTTTTCTTTAGCCACGACAATTAACTCCTAGCCTAAAGGGGCTGAATCAGCCTTGTTTTTTGGTTACGGATTCGACGATGTGCGACGGAGCCGTATCGTATTTTTTGAATTCCATAGAGTAGCTTGCGCGACCCTGGGACATGGAACGAACGTCGGTCGCATAACCGAACATCTCACCCAGCGGAACCTCGGCACGGATAACCTTGCCGGACACTGTGTCTTCCATACCCTGGATCATGCCGCGACGACGGTTAAGGTCGCCCATGACATCACCCATATAGTCTTCAGGCGTAACAACCTCTACAGCCATGATCGGCTCAAGCAACTCACCACCGCCCTTCTGGGCCAGTTGCTTGGTCGCCATGGAGGCAGCCACTTTAAACGCCATCTCGTTGGAGTCGACGTCGTGGTAAGAACCATCGAACACGGTAGCCTTCAGGCCGATCAGCGGATAGCCGGCAACAACGCCGTTCTTCATCTGCTCTTCGATGCCCTTCTGGATAGCCGGGATGTATTCCTTAGGAACCACACCACCTACTACTTCGTTCACGAATTGCAGACCTTCCTGACCTTCGTCAGCAGGAGCAAAACGGATCCAGCAGTGGCCGAATTGACCACGACCGCCGGACTGACGAACGAACTTGCCTTCGATTTCGCAGTTCTTCGTGATGCGCTCACGATAGGAAACCTGAGGCTTGCCGATGTTGGCTTCGACGTTGAACTCACGGCGCATCCGGTCAACCAGGATGTCCAGGTGCAGCTCGCCCATGCCGGAGATGATCGTTTGACCAGTCTCTTCATCAGTTTTAACGCGGAAAGACGGGTCTTCCTGAGCAAGTTTGCCCAGAGCGATACCCATTTTTTCCTGGTCATCCTTGGTCTTTGGCTCTACGGCAACCGAAATAACCGGCTCCGGGAAGTCCATGCGAACCAGAATGATTGGCTTGTCAGCGTTGCAGAGGGTTTCACCAGTGGTGACGTCCTTCATGCCGATCAGGGCCGCGATGTCGCCAGCGCGCACTTCCTTGATCTCTTCACGGGCGTTTGCGTGCATTTGCACCATACGACCCACGCGCTCTTTTTTACCTTTAACCGAGTTGATCACGCCGTCGCCGGAGTTCAACACGCCCGAGTAAACACGGACGAAGGTCAAGGTACCCACGAATGGGTCGGTAGCGATCTTGAACGCCAGAGCCGAGAACGGCTCCGAATCGTCTGCATGACGCTCCAGCTCGATTTCCTCGTTATCCGGGTCAGTACCCTTGATAGCAGGAATGTCGGTTGGTGCAGGCAGGAAGTCGATAACGGCGTCGAGAACCAGGGGAACACCCTTGTTCTTAAAAGACGAACCGCAAACAGCCAGAACGATTTCGCCGGCGATAGTACGCTGACGCAAA from Pseudomonas helmanticensis includes:
- the fusA gene encoding elongation factor G, which codes for MARTTPISRYRNIGIVAHVDAGKTTTTERVLFYTGKSHKMGEVHDGAATTDWMVQEQERGITITSAAITAFWKGSEKQYKDEHRFNVIDTPGHVDFTIEVERSLRVLDGAVVVFCGTSGVEPQSETVWRQANKYGVPRLVYVNKMDRAGANFLRVIAQIKQRLGHTPVPIQLAIGSEDNFQGQIDLINMQAVYWNDSDKGMVPVRKDIPAELQELAEEWRNNMVEAAAEANEELMNKYLEGEELTIVEIKAALRQRTIAGEIVLAVCGSSFKNKGVPLVLDAVIDFLPAPTDIPAIKGTDPDNEEIELERHADDSEPFSALAFKIATDPFVGTLTFVRVYSGVLNSGDGVINSVKGKKERVGRMVQMHANAREEIKEVRAGDIAALIGMKDVTTGETLCNADKPIILVRMDFPEPVISVAVEPKTKDDQEKMGIALGKLAQEDPSFRVKTDEETGQTIISGMGELHLDILVDRMRREFNVEANIGKPQVSYRERITKNCEIEGKFVRQSGGRGQFGHCWIRFAPADEGQEGLQFVNEVVGGVVPKEYIPAIQKGIEEQMKNGVVAGYPLIGLKATVFDGSYHDVDSNEMAFKVAASMATKQLAQKGGGELLEPIMAVEVVTPEDYMGDVMGDLNRRRGMIQGMEDTVSGKVIRAEVPLGEMFGYATDVRSMSQGRASYSMEFKKYDTAPSHIVESVTKKQG